One genomic window of Sebastes umbrosus isolate fSebUmb1 chromosome 15, fSebUmb1.pri, whole genome shotgun sequence includes the following:
- the LOC119502686 gene encoding uncharacterized protein LOC119502686 isoform X1: MLSNRQSEVTVRRSVRLTNAGYYNHLGKPVISYKETATYKKRRFSPDGLRKSIAKKISMASGIIGANWAIGANRDSGASGASWGNEASGANRASWASGANRDSGASGASWGNEASGANRDSGGNRASGANGASWASGANRASGANRASWASGANRDSGASGASWGNEASGANRDSGGNRASGANGASWASGANRASWASGANRDSWASGASGAKEASGDNRDSGGNWASGANGASGGNGACWNGIIRWLFFMLLMCLGIVYFTLALSMNSISLDSGPSASLFPSTKRDTALSTYEWMGERMRMLHDEVLRLKRVKEPPGDTMPNFALESQGALVLARLSSETYQCTGPTCFLLSLTPLWRQPVDPSIVTQGGPIVVGRCWSFDGERGHLVIALSHPVTISHVTLGHISKTVSPTGSISSSPKMFAVYGMKTKEDEGTLLGTFLYDQDGESLQTFKLSDQEAGVFSHVKLQVESNWGNPDYTCVYNFRVYGTI; encoded by the exons ATGTTATCAAACAGGCAAAGTGAAG tCACGGTACGCAGAAGCGTTCGACTGACCAACGCAGGATATTACAACCATCTAGGAAAACCAGTCATTTCCTACAAGGAGACGGCTACGTACAA AAAAAGGAGGTTTTCTCCAGACGGTCTGAGAAAGTCCATCGCCAAGAAAATCAGCATGGCCAGCGGGATCATAGGGGCCAATTGGGCCAT CGGGGCCAACAGGGACAGCGGGGCCAGTGGGGCCAGCTGGGGCAACGAGGCCAGCGGGGCCAACAGGGCCAGCTGGGCCAGCGGGGCCAACAGGGACAGCGGGGCCAGTGGGGCCAGCTGGGGCAACGAGGCCAGCGGGGCCAACAGGGACAGCGGGGGCAACCGGGCCAGTGGGGCCAATGGGGCCAGCTGGGCCAGCGGGGCCAACAGGGCCAGCGGGGCCAACAGGGCCAGCTGGGCCAGCGGTGCCAACAGGGACAGCGGGGCCAGTGGGGCCAGCTGGGGCAACGAGGCCAGCGGGGCCAACAGGGACAGCGGGGGCAACCGGGCCAGTGGGGCCAATGGGGCCAGCTGGGCCAGCGGGGCCAACAGGGCCAGCTGGGCCAGCGGGGCCAACAGGGACAGTTGGGCCAGTGGGGCCAGCGGGGCCAAAGAGGCCAGCGGGGACAACAGGGACAGCGGGGGCAACTGGGCCAGTGGGGCCAATGGGGCCAGCGGGGGCAACGGGGCCTGCTGGAACGGCATTATTCGCTGGCTGTTCTTCATGCTGCTCATGTGTCTTG GAATTGTATACTTCACCCTGGCTCTATCCATGAACAGCATCTCTCTTGACTCAGGaccctcagcgtcacttttcCCATCAACCAAGCGGGATACG GCCTTGAGCACATATGAATGGATGGGGGAGCGGATGAGAATGCTGCATGACGAGGTGCTGAGGTTAAAGCGGGTCAAGGAGCCACCAGGGGACACTATGCCCAACTTTGCCCTGGAGTCGCAAG gGGCCCTTGTTTTAGCTCGATTGTCCTCGGAAACATACCAATGCACCGGACCAACCTGTTTTCTTTTATCCCTGACACCTCTTTGGAGACAACCTGTAGACCCAAGTATTGTGACTCAG GGAGGACCAATCGTGGTTGGACGCTGCTGGTCATTTGATGGTGAGCGTGGACATTTAGTCATAGCCCTGTCCCACCCAGTGACCATCAGCCATGTGACACTGGGTCACATTTCAAAGACCGTGTCGCCAACTGGCAGCATCTCGAGCAGTCCAAAGATGTTTGCTGTCTAT GGCATGAAGACTAAAGAGGATGAAGGTACCCTACTAGGAACCTTTCTTTATGATCAGGACGGCGAGTCATTGCAGACTTTCAAACTGTCT GATCAGGAAGCAGGTGTCTTCAGCCATGTGAAGCTGCAAGTCGAGAGCAACTGGGGAAATCCTGACTACACTTGCGTGTACAATTTCAGGGTCTATGGGACCATATAG
- the LOC119502686 gene encoding uncharacterized protein LOC119502686 isoform X2, whose amino-acid sequence MLSNRQSEVTVRRSVRLTNAGYYNHLGKPVISYKETATYKKRRFSPDGLRKSIAKKISMASGIIGANWAIGANGASGAIGANWASGANRDSGASGASWGNEASGANRDSGGNRASGANGASWASGANRASGANRASWASGANRDSGASGASWGNEASGANRDSGGNRASGANGASWASGANRASWASGANRDSWASGASGAKEASGDNRDSGGNWASGANGASGGNGACWNGIIRWLFFMLLMCLGIVYFTLALSMNSISLDSGPSASLFPSTKRDTALSTYEWMGERMRMLHDEVLRLKRVKEPPGDTMPNFALESQGALVLARLSSETYQCTGPTCFLLSLTPLWRQPVDPSIVTQGGPIVVGRCWSFDGERGHLVIALSHPVTISHVTLGHISKTVSPTGSISSSPKMFAVYGMKTKEDEGTLLGTFLYDQDGESLQTFKLSDQEAGVFSHVKLQVESNWGNPDYTCVYNFRVYGTI is encoded by the exons ATGTTATCAAACAGGCAAAGTGAAG tCACGGTACGCAGAAGCGTTCGACTGACCAACGCAGGATATTACAACCATCTAGGAAAACCAGTCATTTCCTACAAGGAGACGGCTACGTACAA AAAAAGGAGGTTTTCTCCAGACGGTCTGAGAAAGTCCATCGCCAAGAAAATCAGCATGGCCAGCGGGATCATAGGGGCCAATTGGGCCATAGGGGCCAACGGGGCCAGTGGGGCCATTGGGGCCAA CTGGGCCAGCGGGGCCAACAGGGACAGCGGGGCCAGTGGGGCCAGCTGGGGCAACGAGGCCAGCGGGGCCAACAGGGACAGCGGGGGCAACCGGGCCAGTGGGGCCAATGGGGCCAGCTGGGCCAGCGGGGCCAACAGGGCCAGCGGGGCCAACAGGGCCAGCTGGGCCAGCGGTGCCAACAGGGACAGCGGGGCCAGTGGGGCCAGCTGGGGCAACGAGGCCAGCGGGGCCAACAGGGACAGCGGGGGCAACCGGGCCAGTGGGGCCAATGGGGCCAGCTGGGCCAGCGGGGCCAACAGGGCCAGCTGGGCCAGCGGGGCCAACAGGGACAGTTGGGCCAGTGGGGCCAGCGGGGCCAAAGAGGCCAGCGGGGACAACAGGGACAGCGGGGGCAACTGGGCCAGTGGGGCCAATGGGGCCAGCGGGGGCAACGGGGCCTGCTGGAACGGCATTATTCGCTGGCTGTTCTTCATGCTGCTCATGTGTCTTG GAATTGTATACTTCACCCTGGCTCTATCCATGAACAGCATCTCTCTTGACTCAGGaccctcagcgtcacttttcCCATCAACCAAGCGGGATACG GCCTTGAGCACATATGAATGGATGGGGGAGCGGATGAGAATGCTGCATGACGAGGTGCTGAGGTTAAAGCGGGTCAAGGAGCCACCAGGGGACACTATGCCCAACTTTGCCCTGGAGTCGCAAG gGGCCCTTGTTTTAGCTCGATTGTCCTCGGAAACATACCAATGCACCGGACCAACCTGTTTTCTTTTATCCCTGACACCTCTTTGGAGACAACCTGTAGACCCAAGTATTGTGACTCAG GGAGGACCAATCGTGGTTGGACGCTGCTGGTCATTTGATGGTGAGCGTGGACATTTAGTCATAGCCCTGTCCCACCCAGTGACCATCAGCCATGTGACACTGGGTCACATTTCAAAGACCGTGTCGCCAACTGGCAGCATCTCGAGCAGTCCAAAGATGTTTGCTGTCTAT GGCATGAAGACTAAAGAGGATGAAGGTACCCTACTAGGAACCTTTCTTTATGATCAGGACGGCGAGTCATTGCAGACTTTCAAACTGTCT GATCAGGAAGCAGGTGTCTTCAGCCATGTGAAGCTGCAAGTCGAGAGCAACTGGGGAAATCCTGACTACACTTGCGTGTACAATTTCAGGGTCTATGGGACCATATAG
- the LOC119502686 gene encoding uncharacterized protein LOC119502686 isoform X4 yields MLSNRQSEVTVRRSVRLTNAGYYNHLGKPVISYKETATYKKRRFSPDGLRKSIAKKISMASGIIGANWAIGANGASGANRDSGGNRASGANGASWASGANRASGANRASWASGANRDSGASGASWGNEASGANRDSGGNRASGANGASWASGANRASWASGANRDSWASGASGAKEASGDNRDSGGNWASGANGASGGNGACWNGIIRWLFFMLLMCLGIVYFTLALSMNSISLDSGPSASLFPSTKRDTALSTYEWMGERMRMLHDEVLRLKRVKEPPGDTMPNFALESQGALVLARLSSETYQCTGPTCFLLSLTPLWRQPVDPSIVTQGGPIVVGRCWSFDGERGHLVIALSHPVTISHVTLGHISKTVSPTGSISSSPKMFAVYGMKTKEDEGTLLGTFLYDQDGESLQTFKLSDQEAGVFSHVKLQVESNWGNPDYTCVYNFRVYGTI; encoded by the exons ATGTTATCAAACAGGCAAAGTGAAG tCACGGTACGCAGAAGCGTTCGACTGACCAACGCAGGATATTACAACCATCTAGGAAAACCAGTCATTTCCTACAAGGAGACGGCTACGTACAA AAAAAGGAGGTTTTCTCCAGACGGTCTGAGAAAGTCCATCGCCAAGAAAATCAGCATGGCCAGCGGGATCATAGGGGCCAATTGGGCCATAGGGGCCAACGGG GCCAGCGGGGCCAACAGGGACAGCGGGGGCAACCGGGCCAGTGGGGCCAATGGGGCCAGCTGGGCCAGCGGGGCCAACAGGGCCAGCGGGGCCAACAGGGCCAGCTGGGCCAGCGGTGCCAACAGGGACAGCGGGGCCAGTGGGGCCAGCTGGGGCAACGAGGCCAGCGGGGCCAACAGGGACAGCGGGGGCAACCGGGCCAGTGGGGCCAATGGGGCCAGCTGGGCCAGCGGGGCCAACAGGGCCAGCTGGGCCAGCGGGGCCAACAGGGACAGTTGGGCCAGTGGGGCCAGCGGGGCCAAAGAGGCCAGCGGGGACAACAGGGACAGCGGGGGCAACTGGGCCAGTGGGGCCAATGGGGCCAGCGGGGGCAACGGGGCCTGCTGGAACGGCATTATTCGCTGGCTGTTCTTCATGCTGCTCATGTGTCTTG GAATTGTATACTTCACCCTGGCTCTATCCATGAACAGCATCTCTCTTGACTCAGGaccctcagcgtcacttttcCCATCAACCAAGCGGGATACG GCCTTGAGCACATATGAATGGATGGGGGAGCGGATGAGAATGCTGCATGACGAGGTGCTGAGGTTAAAGCGGGTCAAGGAGCCACCAGGGGACACTATGCCCAACTTTGCCCTGGAGTCGCAAG gGGCCCTTGTTTTAGCTCGATTGTCCTCGGAAACATACCAATGCACCGGACCAACCTGTTTTCTTTTATCCCTGACACCTCTTTGGAGACAACCTGTAGACCCAAGTATTGTGACTCAG GGAGGACCAATCGTGGTTGGACGCTGCTGGTCATTTGATGGTGAGCGTGGACATTTAGTCATAGCCCTGTCCCACCCAGTGACCATCAGCCATGTGACACTGGGTCACATTTCAAAGACCGTGTCGCCAACTGGCAGCATCTCGAGCAGTCCAAAGATGTTTGCTGTCTAT GGCATGAAGACTAAAGAGGATGAAGGTACCCTACTAGGAACCTTTCTTTATGATCAGGACGGCGAGTCATTGCAGACTTTCAAACTGTCT GATCAGGAAGCAGGTGTCTTCAGCCATGTGAAGCTGCAAGTCGAGAGCAACTGGGGAAATCCTGACTACACTTGCGTGTACAATTTCAGGGTCTATGGGACCATATAG
- the LOC119502686 gene encoding uncharacterized protein LOC119502686 isoform X3 produces MLSNRQSEVTVRRSVRLTNAGYYNHLGKPVISYKETATYKKRRFSPDGLRKSIAKKISMASGIIGANWAIGANRDSGASGASWGNEASGANRDSGGNRASGANGASWASGANRASGANRASWASGANRDSGASGASWGNEASGANRDSGGNRASGANGASWASGANRASWASGANRDSWASGASGAKEASGDNRDSGGNWASGANGASGGNGACWNGIIRWLFFMLLMCLGIVYFTLALSMNSISLDSGPSASLFPSTKRDTALSTYEWMGERMRMLHDEVLRLKRVKEPPGDTMPNFALESQGALVLARLSSETYQCTGPTCFLLSLTPLWRQPVDPSIVTQGGPIVVGRCWSFDGERGHLVIALSHPVTISHVTLGHISKTVSPTGSISSSPKMFAVYGMKTKEDEGTLLGTFLYDQDGESLQTFKLSDQEAGVFSHVKLQVESNWGNPDYTCVYNFRVYGTI; encoded by the exons ATGTTATCAAACAGGCAAAGTGAAG tCACGGTACGCAGAAGCGTTCGACTGACCAACGCAGGATATTACAACCATCTAGGAAAACCAGTCATTTCCTACAAGGAGACGGCTACGTACAA AAAAAGGAGGTTTTCTCCAGACGGTCTGAGAAAGTCCATCGCCAAGAAAATCAGCATGGCCAGCGGGATCATAGGGGCCAATTGGGCCAT CGGGGCCAACAGGGACAGCGGGGCCAGTGGGGCCAGCTGGGGCAACGAGGCCAGCGGGGCCAACAGGGACAGCGGGGGCAACCGGGCCAGTGGGGCCAATGGGGCCAGCTGGGCCAGCGGGGCCAACAGGGCCAGCGGGGCCAACAGGGCCAGCTGGGCCAGCGGTGCCAACAGGGACAGCGGGGCCAGTGGGGCCAGCTGGGGCAACGAGGCCAGCGGGGCCAACAGGGACAGCGGGGGCAACCGGGCCAGTGGGGCCAATGGGGCCAGCTGGGCCAGCGGGGCCAACAGGGCCAGCTGGGCCAGCGGGGCCAACAGGGACAGTTGGGCCAGTGGGGCCAGCGGGGCCAAAGAGGCCAGCGGGGACAACAGGGACAGCGGGGGCAACTGGGCCAGTGGGGCCAATGGGGCCAGCGGGGGCAACGGGGCCTGCTGGAACGGCATTATTCGCTGGCTGTTCTTCATGCTGCTCATGTGTCTTG GAATTGTATACTTCACCCTGGCTCTATCCATGAACAGCATCTCTCTTGACTCAGGaccctcagcgtcacttttcCCATCAACCAAGCGGGATACG GCCTTGAGCACATATGAATGGATGGGGGAGCGGATGAGAATGCTGCATGACGAGGTGCTGAGGTTAAAGCGGGTCAAGGAGCCACCAGGGGACACTATGCCCAACTTTGCCCTGGAGTCGCAAG gGGCCCTTGTTTTAGCTCGATTGTCCTCGGAAACATACCAATGCACCGGACCAACCTGTTTTCTTTTATCCCTGACACCTCTTTGGAGACAACCTGTAGACCCAAGTATTGTGACTCAG GGAGGACCAATCGTGGTTGGACGCTGCTGGTCATTTGATGGTGAGCGTGGACATTTAGTCATAGCCCTGTCCCACCCAGTGACCATCAGCCATGTGACACTGGGTCACATTTCAAAGACCGTGTCGCCAACTGGCAGCATCTCGAGCAGTCCAAAGATGTTTGCTGTCTAT GGCATGAAGACTAAAGAGGATGAAGGTACCCTACTAGGAACCTTTCTTTATGATCAGGACGGCGAGTCATTGCAGACTTTCAAACTGTCT GATCAGGAAGCAGGTGTCTTCAGCCATGTGAAGCTGCAAGTCGAGAGCAACTGGGGAAATCCTGACTACACTTGCGTGTACAATTTCAGGGTCTATGGGACCATATAG